Part of the Tenebrio molitor chromosome 4, icTenMoli1.1, whole genome shotgun sequence genome, ttttcacaAGTTGTGttaacattttacaaattaacaattattacaaaaaaatgggATTAAGAAAtgagtttttaaaaatcaaaaactattAACCTTGGTGTGAATTAATCAACGACCTCATTTTAGTTTTACACAGATAATCATCGCCGACataatttctaatttcatattcaaaaattattatatttaatttcatttcccgaAAACAGttgattttgacgttttgcaaattattaatttctaaaataattttcagtttaaaaaacgtataaaaaataatttcaaaatatcttatctatctatctctatcgttgtttatttcaatttaaatgttttttttactttacatCAATATTCTTAGTATTTGTCCTCTAAAATCgctaaaacaaaattttcaaattgcgTCTCATACGTCATAGTCGTCAATAAATGGAGGTTGACTAAAAGTCAAAATCTCGAACGAGGTGTACTGGTGCCTCTTGGTCCTCGAGCTCATGTAAAACCCCCGATAGTTAGTATTGTGCGGATAAACCTGCCCCACGAGTGTCCTCCCCCCATGCTGCACCCTCCCAAAGTATATATTACTCAACCCAATCTTGGCAGCCGTGACGATCTCGAAATTGTGCATTCGATGGATGTTTGTCGATTCCCACTTCAACTGGTCTTGGTGGTGGCTCGTCATGATCTAGAATAAACCTTTCACCCTTCCACCGAACGAAATAGATGCGGATCTCACTGTACCATCACGTGGAGAGAGGGATTAATTTTGAAGATGGTGTCCAAAGCGCTCACATAGATGGACTGGAAGTTGGACAAAATCATGCAAACGGAGAACGCGTTCAGTTGGTGGAAGTGGACCAGACCTATGTAGAAGGGTTGTCCGATTTGGTCGGTACCTCCAACGACGGCGTCAATAGGAAGTACACCGGTGTAGTCGTAAAAGCAATAAtctcaaagaaaaaatgtatttggattttttgggGCAACGTAACAACTTACTGCAGTCCTGGTGTTGTCCAGAGACTTGGTAGTGGGCacttaacaaaataaaagtgatAACGATGCCACTTACACTTGCCATTTTGGTACCGTGTGAAAGACTCGTCTAAGGCGAATTTTATTTCGGCATTCTTTTATAGCAAATAGCTGAGATAACCTTTACTGGTACCGCGATTAATTCAAGTATCTTCATGATAACTAATATAgatttaatataattaattgcgtagtttacaacaaattgaaaaaaattatcaaaattccTCCAGTCCAAAAATATTTGGTTTTGCAACCAGGAATTACAATCACAATTGGAATGGTACTGAAGCCACAATCGGGTGGTGATTATTATTTTGGGAGATTGATAAAGAGTCACAACCTAAGAGATAAcagaatatttattattgtttattgtttgcAATTTACACTGTTCCAGTTGACTGATATGTTTATTGAGATGAGCAAAATGACCTTAACCTTCACACTACAAAGTTTTCTAGGTTTTTACAGAGAGCTAATctgaagaaataaaatcattGTCTATAATGACATCTTAAAAGtcaatgataattatttttggcgtgaaaactgaagaGTTTCCTCTTGGAGGTCTTTCTTAcataagaagaaaaaatagaaacatcGAAGAGATTGGTACTGGTTGTTGGTACCCAAGCGAATGCTTCTTTGACAGCACTAAAGTCTCCAAATAGAGTCAAAAAGGTACTTCGATTCCGAGGCAAGTCTTGGCAGTTGAGAAGAAGAAGTACCACGAGTAGAGAAGATATTGCTTGCTTGTGATGACCATGCCTGGGATAATATGGTCCATCAATTGGACATAGAACGCCTCTTCAGTAGTCCATGAAGATCATAGTGAAGCAACTGGTAAAGTTGGGAACTGACGGCAATCATGATCAGCCTTGAGTGAAGAAAAGTGAAGCACCAAAATCGTCAAAATTGAAAGTTTCACTGCCATGGTACCGAACACACACATAATCTGATCCATTCTGACATTGTTTATCCCAAAGGTCACAAGGTCACCAGTTTTGGAGATTACGGTAAAACGACACAAGTGACGCTTGAAAGTCGCaaccagaaaaaaatctttaacaGTAGGAGGAACAAGAGCAgtgtttcaaaaatgtatttctcgctttcaaaagttctatcaaaattacaaaaatgtgtgttatttAGATGTCTTTGAAAGCATCTTCAATGAGCTTATCTATATCAGACATTTCTTTCAATTCTGGTTCCtctcttttctcttttttgtcttttatctCTTCTTTCTTCTTGTCACATCTGTAAGTCAAAACTTCGAACGAGTAATATTGACGGTATGTACCATAGTGGGGTATGTAAAGTCCCTCAAGCAGGAACAAGGGCGGGTACACCTTCCCCATCATGACACCCCCATTGATCTGCACCCTCCCGATGTACAGATTCTGCCCAAAACACGCCCCAGCTGGCACGAGCGTGTCTTGAATTGAATGAAGATCCTTGCTCGTGGTGGCAACCCACTCGAATCCACTTCTGTCGTCACTGCACAAAATCTACAACCCCTAACTAGCTAAAACTCAAATGACAAACATTTCTACCTCGACTGATCTGAAGTCGTTATTTTGGATATCCATGACGGTTGTGAAATAAGTGACGTAAGCGGCTTGTCTGCTCGGGATGATCATCCCCACAAAGATCTTGTTGAACAGATGGAGGTGGACCTTCCCCACGTAGGAGGTCTCTCCGCTCGGGGTTTTACCAACTTCGACGGCATTGCTAGGGGTGGTGCCGTCGTAGCTTGTCCAGTAGTAACCTACTccctttttgagaaaatttcttAAGTGAAGATACTATCCTTACCACAGTTCTTGTGAGCCTCGAGGGCGACAAGTTGGAGGAGAAAAAGTGTGACAATCAAAACAGTTGCACTCATCGCGAATAATCAACTGAATAAACGAATTTCTTCTGCTGTTTTTAATGGAAATCACAGGGTCACCTGATAATCTCAACATCTATTAATAAGAAtgttattttcttcttttcctcGGTGCAACTGTTATGTTATGACCAATTAGTCTTATCTATGCAAATAAACACTGCAGAccaaagataaaatgtttggGAGAAATGGTTAAAAAGAAATCAGATAAAACAATGAGAAGATAGCATGATATAACGATAATAtgtaatgaaataattataataaccTACCACACTCGATCAGAAGGATTGAGCAACACTGCGTGCTGCTAAGAATTGGGTGGGTGGCCAtaggagaaaaataaaacgacaACGTGACAATTCAAACCATTTGATAAAGATCAATCCGGCCTAGACGCCGTGtcttatttttttgacacacaagtattacatttttgtgacggTCGAGCAAGACGATATCGACTCGTCGGGGACTGACGAACAGAATGTGACGCACCCGCCCCTtcaatcaattattattatgggAAACCCGTCTAAGAGGTCACATTATTTAACCTCAAAGATAACTCGAGTATTTATTAATAGATGCAAATTTCCAGGATTGATGCTGTAAATTAATCATGTAAACACATCGAACCATTCATTAATTAAGATGGCAGCTACACCACTCGTTATCCTGATTTCTCTTCTTCCACTCGCGCTAGCGGATATCAGATTCACGAGCGGCAACTGCAGTAAGTATCGACACTTCCTCCTCCGATCTGCAGTTCTTGCTTGCAGGTTACTACTGGACGCTCTACACCGGGACGGTTCCGGAAGATGCGGTCCCCGGAGGGAGAGACTCCTCGAGAGAAGTCTTCTACGTCGGTCTGGTCCAGCTGAAACTCATCAACGAAGTCTTCGCAGGGATGATAATCCCTAGCAGCAAATCGGCGCGGATCACGTCGCTCGGCATCACCAAGGATGTCAAGAACGATCCTTTCACGGTGGTGAACGTGAGTAGCACAGGCGACTGTTTTCATTTTGggacaattttgaaaacattttagaTTTTGTGCAGTCAAGATGTTGAGGCGTTCGAATGGGTGGCCACGAAAAGTGAAGACTTGCACATGCTGACCGACCACAATCTGGTCGGGGGTGGGAAAGTGCTGGGGCAGGATTTGTACATCGGGAGAGTGCGCCACGATGGGGGTATCGTCTTGGGGAAGGTCTTCCCGCACGGGTTTATCTATCAGGGGTTGTACGTACCTTCGAAGGGGATTTTCTCGCAGTTTATGTCCTACAAGGTGTTGGCGTTCAACTGCAGGAATAAGAAGAaaacgagcgacgaaggagtgGAAGAGTACGACCTTGACATTAGGGGTAGTAATGGTACCCGCGGTCACTAGATTTTGAAAAAGGGATGTAAAAGAGATGATGCTTGAAAGTAGAGATCTAGGCATAGTTAAGATAGTTCtagatttattattgtatGCAGGATCTATTagacaattaataaaaatgaaaatgttctaACATGATTGTTTTGGAAAAAGTAGAGTGAGTAAAGACGATTTTGGTTTTGATTAaacctcaaaaaaattgttcaaagcTGCAcaaaatctcaaaattacGATTCTAATTCCAAAAATGATCTTGACTTCACAatgttatcattattattaatattattattaaaatagtaggTCCCTAAGCCTCGAGGTATAATTTTCTCATGTCATCGAACATAACACACAAGTGGCATAGAAAATTGTATCTACAAGTGCAACAATtgcaaataaatgtaaatgtacCTCAACAGTAAGTTACAGTTATAATTCACACGTGAGTTATGACTTATAAGACACCCATGACTTATAGATCACTGTGTGTAAATAATTCGCACGTGAGTTATGTCTTATAACACACGTGTGACTTATAGACCACTTTACTGGTCTGAAATGAATATAATTGTGACTCTATAAATGGCAGCTgttgaataaaaaatcaaatcttTCAAGATTGTAACGGtgaaaagaataatttttatgatcatgctgaaataattttgtccCTCTGAATGTggggtatttttattttgtaaatttttccacactGCTACATCGATAAAATTTACTCCATtgtacgtaaaaattaataaacttcCGTAAATACTTCagtttccaaattttaaccaaaacagATTGATCGTTAAGCCAGTTCtgattcttttaaaatttagaaaaatattctttgAGTAATTCGTTTTTGCCaattataacttttttatttttacttctgGAGAAAATAGTAATCCAATTAAAACTGGAGTCCGCAACGGCAAATTCCTCGGGTCCCAATACTTGAAATGTTTCTGATTTGAGGGCGAAAAACGACCCTTCCATCCCTTAACTAGATCGAAACAGGTCTTGGACAAGTGTGCGGACTTAATGACCCTATTTCTTGACCATAACTTGTATAGCCCTAAGGTTGGGGATCTGTAATGTTATTTTCCCTCAATGGGTTAACCTGTTCTTGAAGCGACTTCGATGAAATTGCATTAAAGTGTCCACAGGGCAAAGGATAAAGGGTCGTGTTCTTGTGTGCGTGCGTGCGTCTTGTATACCCCTTTTGTTGCCTTCCCCGAATCCTGATTTTATTCAGAATTGTTGTTTAAAACCCACTCGTGAGAATTCCACCCCGTCCGACTAGTTATTTCCAGAATTTAAAAACTCCAACCGGTCGGAGCAAAACGTGAAAGAATTTGACAGGTGACGTGTGTCAGCTGTCAGGTTCGGGCGGGAGATTCGATTTTTTGAAGATCGCGGAGATTGCGGCTTCCGGAGGAACTCGTTAATGAAAATGGGAAAATTGGGGTGGATTAAGATTAGGATCGTTGGTGGAACGTCTGGGAACTTACAGCGCTGAACTGTAGATAACTTGAAGGATATGAAATGTTATATGCAAAGGATGAGgaagtttcaaattaatttcattataaaGTTGAGTAATTTAATCTGTCATGTGCCAAGAGTTGGCGAAGAAAAATGCCCCCGGAATCGCAGCGCTCCTCTAATTGGTCCAATtaaaacagtattttttccGCCCCCGCCGCACCGGTATAAACAAATCGTCCGAAGAATAATTTGCGcgtgattaattattaaagcGAAACTTTCTCAATTTGCGCCCCTAAAACTGGAAgcataaatttaatcaaaaacagAACACATATTAGAAATTCAATCTCGGAGAGAAACAACCCTAAAGGAAAAGGGCTCCCCCTTAAAATTCCCTGCTTTAGTTGGGACCCTCCCTCCGCCGCCCCCCTCGCCGGTACCTTTGCAAAACCACTCCTTACGTTCCCCTAACCCCTCCTGGGGATGCGTCGTTCCTACCCCCGGTTCGCCCATTTTAAAAATCCCTCTCTCAACCTATCTCAAGCCAAATTCAGCCTTACACGAAGAGACTCTTAAGTCATATTACACTAGCCGAACGCGAAAAGTACAGATGTAAGATGTGGAATACTTATATCTCATTGGTTAGTAGAGTTACCTTGGTTACCACGGAATAGGGGCGGGTCTTACTATATCAATACCCTTAAACTtatctttttcaaatggaCACGGGGGGCTGAAAAACACACAAATTTCTACTTTACACGCGCACGAACTAAGGGCGGGACCTTCGGGGCCGAAAAAAATTCAGGGGTTGTTTCAGAAAACTCCAATTCCTGGAAGGTTGCCGTTCGGGACCGCAGCTTCCTGCCTATTGTACGAATTATGATGTACGAATCAATAACACACCTTAGAATAGTTCgcgatcaaattttttttgcaaaatttttttcctcaaCTAATTTTAGCGAGTCGAAGGAACTCGTTAAAATGATTGAACGATTTCAGAAAATTAACTTTCCAAAAGTCACcgcaaagaaaaacaaattctatTTGCAATCTTCCAAACTAACACCCccttttttaaagtttcaacCCTTTCGAGTAAAGTTCTGTAATGGCGGGTAGTGGGGACTCGAACCGGTCTCGCCCTTCGAATGCAGAAAACGTTGCAGCTCCATCGGTATGGTTGCGCTACTCAGGGATAGATGGCGCCGCGACGAATTTATCAACGCCGACGCGATTTTTTGTGGAATTACATTACGTATCAAAATTCgtttttctcattttctcAACCGCTTGATATTAAGTTACAGGGCTAATGGcaaaaacgaattaaaaattacgttcGTAATTAAATTGAagtggaaaaaattgtttcgtaTTAAAACCCTTGGAAGTGATGTTTCGGGCAAGAACGTtgaaaaattgataactttgATGATTGCCCATTTTAAGAACGAAATGGTCCAAATGGGACGTTCATTCATAATTGTGTTTGCCCCACCCTTTACGTGATCATTTCAAGTTGAATATCTTTTgacaaaattgaattaatgcaAAAATGCTTTTTCCAGTAGAGTGCCTATtaatttcacaattaattaCAAAGGTAAAAATCTTTCCCCgtttattatgtaattttacttatcttttaaataatacaaGAATCTTTTTAATCTCTCTTTTTAATATCCTGTCCaacagaatatttttttgaattaattatgtgcagaaaaatatttatttgaaatttttgtctcATTTCTCATTCTTACTTATTTCCTCTTGAATATTCTGTGTTGATTTGATTAGACCCGAAATATAATATATAAACAAAAGACAATTGtcttatcaaaataaatattattctaaattagacaacagaaaaatatttgtattttaagATTTTCTCTTATTTTTCATACTTTTTAGTTCCTCttgtaaaatgcattcacgttgttttgggaTAATAGGaggcaataaaaaatgtttaggttatgtttttctaagtttgaggttataaatagcgttaatgtctagtgcattgttgtcagttttactagttagcagaagaatactcagacatcgcgggaaattcagcaaaatattatgttcattttgataggtccgcatgtcaggcactttagtgacagaaatcaaacagtgtgtccaacgttaaaaaataaatcatgccCTCCCGTTATGCCAAAACAGCGTGAACGGTGTGTGTTTATATtctgtgttaattttattaaaacttaAATATGATTATAATAATATCTACGTTTTCAAGGTAAATATCTTCTAATTAATATAAACAAATgaaatcattttattaaattagatACCCgaaagatatttttattttaaatttttgcctcgTTTATCATACTTACTTAGTTTCTCTTGTATATTctctattaattttattagaacctaaatattattataatatttaGAAACTTAATTTTCAAGATAAATATctttcaatttgaaatttttattcgtcttctaagtacatattactttttttaaattataaatcaaaTATATACGTCTTTTTTCTTATATGATTACCATTTATAATACAGATTCTactaataaaatgtaacgTGACTAAAAAGACATCAAAACTTTACAAGACAAACAAATATCTTCCaagtttgaattttaattcatttttaattaatattcttTAAAATCCTTTATTCGATATCTAAGACtgttttatataattttcaatgtGATAAGATCAAAACGCAGCTGAGGCCAGTGCTTTTCCAAGATAATTATCTTTTAAATTCTAATCTTAAAGAGTATTTgtaaatcaaattttctttctaaatacaataaattacaaattattattttcattatctTTACGTTATCTTTACACGACAAATATATCTTGTAAGTAATTTTCATCcatttgtaataataataatcatttttttaatcatgtACATAATTAGGTAGTCTCATTTCGGAACTTAAGTgtgacaaaattaaaagacaCTAAGCAACTCTGCATTCTAGAAGATACATATCTTTTAAgtcttaatttttaaaatacatacatgTAATAGgtacactatttttttaaatttgtgtctTTTCTATTCttattgattttctttttgttgttCTGTATTCATCAGGTAAATATTAGATACTGGAAATAACAccaaataattatatttactaGATATTAAATATATTCCAAGTTTAAGTCCTTATTAATTTCTActcagaatatttttttactgtttatttttgataacTGTTACTTGAATATACATGTATATATTACAAGATAAAAAGGACATTGATAATTATCTTATAATTATGGATAATTATCTTATAATTATCATAAATATGTTACAAgcttttaaatgatttatctTCTCTTGTACaccatttacaatttttatttgatcattAAATTATACCCATGAGAAAAGtatcttttaatttataacaTCTCCTCACTCATCCTTCAACTCATACATTTGCctctttttaacaaaattttaagcATAAAAACATGAGAAAACAATCTcttcaatatattttaatatttaattttgttttgtttttcatcctaattttttttgttcatctTTCACACATGATTTCCCTCGCATTGTCTCCGGTGGAGCTGAAATTGAATACTAGAACCTCcacgatttcat contains:
- the LOC138128344 gene encoding uncharacterized protein, which produces MASVSGIVITFILLSAHYQVSGQHQDCNYCFYDYTGVLPIDAVVGGTDQIGQPFYIGLVHFHQLNAFSVCMILSNFQSIYVSALDTIFKINPSLHVMIMTSHHQDQLKWESTNIHRMHNFEIVTAAKIGLSNIYFGRVQHGGRTLVGQVYPHNTNYRGFYMSSRTKRHQYTSFEILTFSQPPFIDDYDV
- the LOC138128341 gene encoding uncharacterized protein, yielding MSATVLIVTLFLLQLVALEAHKNCGYYWTSYDGTTPSNAVEVGKTPSGETSYVGKVHLHLFNKIFVGMIIPSRQAAYVTYFTTVMDIQNNDFRSVEILCSDDRSGFEWVATTSKDLHSIQDTLVPAGACFGQNLYIGRVQINGGVMMGKVYPPLFLLEGLYIPHYGTYRQYYSFEVLTYRCDKKKEEIKDKKEKREEPELKEMSDIDKLIEDAFKDI
- the LOC138128342 gene encoding uncharacterized protein, whose translation is MAATPLVILISLLPLALADIRFTSGNCSYYWTLYTGTVPEDAVPGGRDSSREVFYVGLVQLKLINEVFAGMIIPSSKSARITSLGITKDVKNDPFTVVNILCSQDVEAFEWVATKSEDLHMLTDHNLVGGGKVLGQDLYIGRVRHDGGIVLGKVFPHGFIYQGLYVPSKGIFSQFMSYKVLAFNCRNKKKTSDEGVEEYDLDIRGSNGTRGH